The sequence CCTTGCGTCCGGAAGGCTTGGCGGGGGGAGTCCCTGTCCCGGGTGCTGGGCAGTGGCCGGCTCCGGGCCCGCAGCCGCGGCTGACGGTCTCGGGCAGCCTCCCGGGCCTGGCCTGTGCTCGGCGCTACTGACTTGGGCTTGTCCCCAGCAGCGACTGGTGGCTTTCTGGAGCGGCGCGTTCTGCCTGCCGGGGTCACGCCCGGTCTCTTGGGCTCTAGGCCAGCGAGGAACGACAACGCCGGGGTCTGGGGCGAGTCCCGGGGAGGGTCCCGGCCCGGCTGCCGGGGCGGGCCCCCGCCGCACACCCCCGGAGTGGGGAGTGCAGtgcgcgcccccgccccggcggggctccctccccgcccccgtCCCCgcccgggcggccgcggggcggcccggggctgACGGCGCTTTCCCCCGCAGGAGGTTCGCGGAGAAgcacggcgcggcgcggcccggcggcaGCCCCTgagcgggcccggccccgccccctgcGGCCTGCCCGGGCGCCCCCCGGCGGCGGAAATAAACGGCGGCAGCGTCTGGCGCGGCTCGGCtctgcggggagcggggggcggtGCCGGGGCGGGCACCGGGGCGGGAGGGGCAGGGCCAGCCCGGCTCCGTGCGGATCCGCACGCtccgcggccgccgcccgctcGCTCGCCGCACGTAGGCGCCGCTTAAAGGGGCAACGCGGCGGGCCAGGCGCCTCCCGTGCCGGGCGGGctgcggccggcggcggcgccaccggggcggggctggcggggcgggggcggggtgCGGGACTTGGCCGGCGCTCCCGCCTCGCCGCGGGCCCCCGAGGACGCGGCCGGTGCCCTTTTAAGAGACGGGCCGCCGGTGCCGGCGGTTTTATTTACATGGGGGCTCGCGGGCGTCACGTGACCggcagggcggcgggggctgAGCGCGGCGGCACCCGCGGGGCCATGGCGTGCGCCGGAGACGACGGTCCGTGGGGCGGTGGGAGCCGCGGGTGGGCTGGCCTGCACCGGGAGGCCGGGTCCGGGGGGAGGGCACCGGGGTCCCGGGCGGGCCGGCGTGCGCGGGGGAGCCGGGCCAACGGGGATCCCACGTGGGCTGGCGggcgccgggggctgggggtcagGGGGTACCCCGGGAGTCCCGAGCGGGCTTGAAGTGCGCCGGGGAGCGGGGGCGAGCCCAGGCGGGAGTCCCGGGTGGGCTGGGGCGCGCCGGGGGgtccggggcggggggagcccggAGCTCACGGGTGGTGGCTGGGGTACGCTGCAGGGGCCGATTCCATGGGGGTCCCGCGTGGGCTGATGGGCACCGGGGCAAGGTTGGATCGGGGGGAGGTTGATGGGGGCCGGGACAGGGCTggatcggggggggggggggggggggggggctgatgGGGCCGGGGCAGAGGTGGGTGAGGGTCGCTGGGGGAGTGTGACACgctgaggagcagccctgggtggGGAGGGGCGCCCAGGACGTCCTGGGTCAGAGACCGCACTCGGTGGTCCCGGGGCAGCGGTGCGGGGAGCACCTGGGCCAGGCCAGAGCGGGAGCCAAGGAGGCAGAGCGGGTGGGCggccaggctggtgctgggctgacGGCCCCTCCAGGCTCCTGGGTGGAGCTGCGGTGTGGCCCAGGGTGCCCCGAGCCTGTGCCCTCGCGGTTCTCCTCCTGCCACGCCGACATagagcagatgctgctggaggCCCAGCTGGAGACGGAGAGTGGTGACTGGTGAGTGCTGAGCGGGAACCCGGGCCCCTGGAGCCCTGCCTGGCTAGGGCGGGTGGTGCAGGCTTGCTGACCGACGGGGTTGTGTTTGCAGCGCCATGCTcatgctgggctccccagcctGGGATGACAACGGAGCCAGCCAGGCGAGTGAGCAGCCTGGGAAGAGTGAGCTGCTCCcttcctgcagccagccccagccgggctgcccccacccccgACAGGTAAGAATGCTGCCCCCTCCATGCTGCGCCCTgagggctgtgccagctgtgccccTGATCTAACCTGCCCCACACCCCCTTTTAGCGGGATGTGCCAGAGGAAGCTGAGCGGAGGGAGCGACGCCTGCCTGCATCCCTTGGCTGGACCTGTGCCCACCACCCTCAGCATCTGTCTCCAAAGTAAGGCCTGTGCCACCCGTTCTCTGCCCTTGCTGTCTGCCTCGGTGccactgccctgctgcctccatcccctcctgctGTACTCTGCCCTCTTCCCTCATGCTCCCTTTAACCATGCATTTTTCCCAGGGAGTTTGCCTTTGTGTGCTCCCCCCAGCCAGTGCTGTGGAGCCTGCAGGGAGGTGCAgtggggagaaagaagagacttttcagttcagagctgctgctgctcttcatcCCCTCGCTGCTGCTCAGCCACGTGCTGACCTTGGGACTGGGGTGAGTTTCTGACGGGCCTGACCTGTGCTGCCAAGTGGTCTTGGCCAGAACCGACCCCttgggcacaggcagggtgaGCCCCATGCTGCTGGGTGGCTGTGCAGTCTGGAGCTGTCCTGGGGGCCTCTGGCTGCCCCGACGCAGGGGGCTGTCCCTGTGGGGCGTGGGGGGGGTGCTTCTGAATTTGGACTGCTTGCCCTTGGGTGCTGTTCTGCACCGCTTCTCCCAGAAGCCACAGCCCTCTCcatggctgctgcctgctccccacaCTACTGGCTCGCTGAGGCCTGGCAGGCTGTCCCCACGCAGGTGCCTTACCATCGCTCTCTTCAACCCAGGATCTACATTGGGAAGCGGCTGGCAGCCTCCTCGGCAAACCCGCTGTGAAGAATGGGGCTCAGCGAGAGATGGGTGGCTCCACTGCCCCTTGCCTCCGCTCAGTGCGTGGAGGGAGCCCAGGCACCAGcgcagcccagctgctcccagactTCGTGTTTGCGGCACGAGGCGCCGTCTCCCCTTGTCCCTTCTTTAGGCCCAGCCTAGGGAGCTGACACTACTCTCCCTCGTAGACAGGAACCCACCgatggcagctcccagctgcaggcagcccctgccctccccatcccttggTTACGGGTCCAGGTTCTTCCTCTTTAACACAAGACTGTAAATACAATTCCTGAGCCTGCAACACTACGTGCGAATAAAGAGCCCTGTGCCAGCttgggaggcagagcagcatcCTGACAGTCACCGTGCCAGACCTggcccagcctggccaggggaGAGCAAGCCTGCTCCCCAGCAGTGTTGGGGTCCCGGGGGCTTTCTCTGCAGAAGAACAAGTGTGTGCactgtggggtgctggggcatgGTGCTGGGGTGGTGCCTGGCTGCGAGGGGCACCTGCTTGGGCTGTGCGTGAATAGGAGTGCGCGCTGCGGCTGATACAGGGGTTTCAGCCCCACTGCAGGGTGTCTGGCTGAGGCGTTAGTCCTTTATTAGCGGGCCGTGGCCTGCTGCAGCGGGGAGGCAGGGCCAGGGCCCAGCGTGGCTAGCcgaggcagcagcaccagcctggcgcaggcagggctgcgAGGGCAGATACCAGCAGGAGAGCTGGCACTGCGGAGCATGACGCTGCCCAGGCCCACTGGCAGGCCTGGCTGGCTCCCGTGTGGTCACAGTGCTGCAGGATGGAGGGGGCGGCTGAGTGACTGGAGCAGCCCTGcggggaaaggaggggaggggagggaagagctcGGCAGATGCTGCTGGGACAGTGGCCTGTTGCCTTGTGTGTGGTGTGGtctgggggggagggaggaaggtcCTCTTCACCACAGTGCAGCCGCACTGCTGGAGGGGCTGCGTGGGTGGGAGctccacacagctctgcctgggagaGATGtcctggcacaggctggcacCTGGCTGCTCCACTCAGCGGGAAGGTGAGCCCAGCCTAGCGGCTGATGCAGAGCAGTGGGCCAAGGAAGTGTCTGGGGGACAGGTGGGTCCCGGCCCAGGTGGGCACCTGGAGGGTGGGAATAGCCAGACCTGGCAGGAcgcaggctgggggtgccctgTGCCACCCTGGGTACGAGGGCACACGGGGAGTCTCCTGGCTGTGCAGGATGCTTCTGGTGTAAATACTGCAAGAGACGTGGGCGAGGGGTGGTCCAGCAGTCGAGAACCAGGCAGGGCAGTGCACGCAGCAGCCAGGCGGGAGCAGGGGCACCCTGGGCATCTCCATCCCGTGGGCAGGGGTGGCCACGGGCTCAGAGCTGTGACATTCTCTTGGACTTTGGTGGCGGAGGCGGCGGCAACTTCAggccttttccttctgctgtcgGCGATGTGGATGCCTGCGAGCAGAGGGCAGTTAgcgagggggcggcgggggggggcgggggccgggggccggggaCAGGCGGTACCTTTCCTCCAGCTGCGCTGTCGCTCTGCTCCAGGAACGCCTCGTACACGGTGGGGCTGATCTTGTGGGGCAGCGGCAGGACCTTGCTGGCACTCTTCACGCGGCCGCCGAAGCCGGTGGGAGATGGGGAAAGCCCTgcgcagggaggggagggggctgggcgGGTGGGCCAGCCTGGGGGGGGGTCCTAGGCTGCCAGGGCCAGCACTTGTGCCTGCAGGAGCACGGCTGTGCTTTCGGTACCCCAGTGCTCCCCGCCTGCTCCCAGCTGAAAGATGTGCCTGTGCCGTTGTGGaaatggggcagggggctgagggcacctgtgctggggtgcagagctggggctgctgctacctgcactgctggggtgggggcacagccctgctcacaGATACAAGggctggatgctgctgggggtgtAGGGGCTAGGGAAAGCCCCCCCCACTACCGTGCTAGGGGCCAGGGCGGGTGCTGGAAAGGCACCCTGAGCCAGCAGCCGTGGTGGGGAGtacctgcagtgctgggctgagcaccagcagcatCTCGGCTTGGTGGGGGCTGTTTCCCATGGGagctgcccaggctgctctCGCTCATGTTGTGGGAGAATCTCCTCTTCTCATCCTGGGGCACAGAGGGGGGGCTCAGTGCCTCACAGGGGGCAGGCTGCACCACAGCGCCCATAGccccaggagcacagcagcctcTGGCAGGCTGTgatgctcctgcagcaccctgcccacagcaccGGTCTCTAGCCTTGTGCCCCGCCAGCCTCCACTCCTACCATCAGCTGGCTGTGCCCTACAGTGggggctgccaccagccccacaaGGGGTCCTGTCCATCCTGGGGCCTGGTACTGCTACCGGGGCCAGGGTCTCCAGGTGCAGCAGAATGCCTGGGGGGGAGCACAAGGCGGGCCCTGGAGTGGAGAGGAGgcaccagggctgtgctgaaCATCACCTTGGGCTCTGGCAGCTCCGAGATGGACTGGCACAGGTCCTGCCGCCGGTACCCGAAGAAGGTGCTGGAGCGGTTCTCCTTACGCTCACTCCTGCGGTCCTCGCTCTCGGAGGTGCGAGGGGCAGGCTTTGGGGTCGAGGGTACCTCCATGCTGTGGAGTAActgcagctggtgagggagGGTCAGGGACATGGGGAGCTGGGCTACACCATGGGCCAGCCAGACCATGGCCAAGAGTGACCACCCTCAGCAGCGGATGCTTAGAGCAGGGTGAAACCAGCAAGAAGCATGGATGGCTCAAGTGACTGCAGTGTCCAGGTGAGCCTGGGGCTGCACATCGAGTGTCTCTGCTCTGTGCCATCCTCCCCAGGGTCAGAGCCACCATGGTGGCATGGCAGGACAGATCCCTGGGATGCAGCTTGGCCTAAAGGGAAACTGGGAGGGCAgtgggctggggaggtgggagagaaGCATCTGGAGCAGAGGACAGTGAGGATGGCTCTGTGGTAAAAAGCCAGCAGGGAGGGGTGAGGGCAGTGAGAGGGGGTGGCTTGGGGCCAACACGCCACACCACAGCACTTGCCTGTCTCCAGCCTGGCTCAGCTGGTCCCAGTCAGGTCCCCAGGCCATGGACCGGGGTCGTCCACTCCGCTGGGCCTCAAAGCAGACCTGAGAGCACAAGGAGCCTGAGAGCGCAGGAGGGATGAGAGTGCAgagcctctcctctccttcctccagctcaggCAGGGGCAGCACTGCCCTCGCTGCCTGGTGCTGGATTTGTGCCAGTACTGGTCCCCCCACAGCAGTGCCATCCTCTcacccagggcaggcagagacCCCGAGGTCACCCATGCACTGTGTGtcgctgctgcagctgcagccccatcAAGCCgttccctcctgccccagacCTGCACTACCTTGTCCAGTGTCATCCCCTGGGTGCCACGCGCCACCCTGAAAGCCGTGGCTGGGCCTGCACCCTGCTTACCACCTTGGCACTCACCATCTCCCGCACCCCATACTGGTTCTCCACCTTGGCCCGCAGCTGCACGAAGCACTGCTCCATGCGCTCATGGAAGGGCCGCAGGTCCTCTGTCACCTTCCGCCCATGGATCCGGAtcccctctgccagcagtgGGGTCTGCGGGAGAACAGGGACGGGTctgcctgggctgtggggctccCCTGGGACAGGGATGCTGGGCACTTGGTGGCCCGGGGCAGCTGTCccctctggctgctggagggatgctgCAAACTGTACCTGCCAGGCGATCAGGTCCTTCAGCTTCTCGATGTTCCTCTCGTCCTCAGGGTGCTCCTGCAGGTAGGACTCCTGGAAAAAAGCCTGCAATGCCCCCCCACCACCAAGTCCCGCTGATGGTCTGGCTCGGCTCCGTGTAGGCAGGGGACAGCACTAAGCAATACCAGTGCTTGCGGTCACCAGCCCCGAGAGTACCCGCGCTGGCTCCAGTGTGGCCCCCACACATCCTCACCGTCTCGTACTTGGCGAAGCCACCCATGACAGCAGGGTCCACGATGCCGTTGAGCAGCATGGAGAGGGGATTGATGGGCAGGCTGGGGTCATTCTGGTGCCGGTTGATCTCGCTcataattttctcatttgttttcatcatGGTCTCAATGGCATTTTCCAGGGGGGAGATGATGGTCTGtgcccagggagggagggaaggtcAGCAGCCAACTGACCCAGCGACCTTTCCATCCTGGTTAGGGTGGTCTCTCCCTGGCCCCGCAGGAGAGAGGCCCTGGGGTTGCACATCTCACCCCACGAAGCCCCTCAGACCCCTGGCACCGGCTGCCTGGAGCTGAGCGGAGGGCTCATGGGGCAAACATTGGAAGTGCTGGTCACCAGCTGCaagcccaggctgctggcagcgttggtcctgccagcaagaggCTGCAAGCCCGGTGAGGGACGTGTGGCAGCAGCGAGCTTATGGGAAACCCAGGGAAACCTCATTGTCCTcactgggcaggggcagccgtGCAACATGCAACAGCGGCGTGTGCAGCccaagcactgcagcaggcGCGTGTGTGGCAGCACTCACGCAGCTGTAcagcccctgtgctctgcaacaGCCCAGCTAGGGACTTCACATGCCTTCACTGCTGTAGCACATGAAACACCCTGGGCTTTGGCCAAGAACTCCCTCTGACAGAGGTGTAAAAACCACACGTGGAGCTGTTGTCAGCAACGCCAGAAGTAGCAGCGGTCTGCTGAAACTCCCCCTGCGCCTCTGCCGCTCCCCACACGTGGTCTCCTGCTTCCCACAGAGATGTGTCCCGGCAGGTGAGCCACACCAACCACTGCCTGTCACCAGGTTGATGCTACCAGCACCAGTCAGTGCCCTGAGTGCTGGGAGGGTCTCTGTGCCCAGTGTCAACAGAGAAACCCTTCCCTGTGACCTGGGGACGTGGCCTGGGATGGTGTTCCCACGTGGCACTGACCTGAGATCAGCCCTGGAGCTGTGGCATGGGGGGCTAAGGTGGTGCCAGAGGGGGGGTTATCCCTGCTGCTTGGTGGGGGTGGTAGCTGAGGGAAGGGGGCCATGCCCACAACCcgctctgcaggcagagggtgCATGTGGGAGCTGGGTCTGCTGTGCCACAGGTGCACTGGGCCACACACCTGAGGGACCATGGCAGAAAGCTAGGAGTCATGGGGTCTGGGGGCTCGAGCGCTGGGTGGGTTGGATGGAGTTTGCACTGAGCGCAGAGACTGAGGGGGTGCAGGATCTCAGCCGGGGCACCAGGCAGGACATGCTCCCCGCAGCCTGGCTTGAGCTGCCAGAGCTTGGGAAGAGTggaaggggctgggagcagcgcACTCCCCTCCCCTGGATCTGGGGTTTACAACACTGCTCATGGAAGGGCTGCCCTGGGAGGACCCcactccccccgcccccctcccacccctgctCCTCACCGTGGTGGTGGAGGTCACCGCAAACCAGCGTAGGATGCCAGGCAGGGGGTAGGCTGTTACAAAGGTTGTCCGCTCAATCCACATGGTCTGTGAGGAGGACAGCAGTCATCCCTCTGGCCTCCTCCCCATCACCCTGGGACACCCCTGGCtgccctgtggggcagggggctcccaCATCCCCTTCCCGTGGGCACAGGACCACCACCTTCCCCATCCCAGGAGTGGGTGACCCCTGTCTCTCCTGCATCCCCATTCTTCTGGACACCTGGCTCCTCACAGGGCTccccccagctgtccccatccctcccagctGGGGGTCTGGCAGCCCCCACCAGCACTCACTGCAAATTCATTGTCTGGATCCTTTGGGCCTTTCTTGAAGGGTCGTGAATAGCTGAACTTCTGGACATGGTTGGCTTTATAGAAActgcaggggagggaaggagcagagcgTGGGAGAGGACCCCTGTTTTGTCCCCTCCCAGGGCGGGTGCACCCACTCTGCGCTGGGGCACTGACTTGGTGATCTGCTCCGGGATGCTCCGGTCCTTGAACCGGACCTTGGATTCCTCCACCGGCTGCACAGTGAAACACTGGATATCTGTGGGAGTGAAGGAGCCACAGGCACGCATCACAGCAGATGGGGGCTGCGGGGAAGAGGGGGTCCAGGGCCTGGAGCAGGGAGAACCCCAGGGTTGTGTGCAGGGCTGTGAGGGGAGGTGCTGTGGGATGCACACAGGAATGAGCcaccctcccagccctgtccccatgctgAGAGGATACACTGGCCTGGGGAGCCGGTGATGTCCTGGCCAGGTGGGGATGTGCTCTTCAGCTTCTCGGCACTGGGGAAGGGGCTCAGCAGCTGCATCTCGAAGTCCTCCCGGCGCTCGTACTCCTTGCCCCGGTAAATGAAGACCTTGTTCTGTGGGGGAGGAAGATAGCAGCCCATCCCAGTGCCCTGTGGAGCCCTCAGCtctgtgctccagctgcagcaagccTCAGTGCATTAGGGGGCATGCACTGACAAGGCCAAGCACCCAGCCCAGTGGGAGACCCCCCCtcttggaaaaaacatttccccaaacccagaaactggaggaaaaaagaattaaggcacatggaaaataaggaggtgattggtgacagccaacacAGCTTgactaagggcaaatcatgcccaacaaatttggtggccttctacgatggggttacagcattggtggatgaaggaagagcaactgacatGATCTGCCTGGAgctgtgcaaagcatttgaccTGTCCTGTACGACATCCTCGCCTCTAAacaggagagacatggatttgatggatggaccacttgATGACTAAGGAATTGCCTGGGTGGTAAAAGTTGCGGTCAATGGCTCGAcgtccaagtggagaccagtggCAAGTGCCATTTTCAAGGGTCAGGACTGGGACCGGCGCTGTTCAACAGTTTTGTGAATGACACGGACAGTGGGATCGAGCGCACCGTCAGCAAGTCTGCTGACACCAAGCTGCGTGCTGcgtcaacatgctggagggaaggggtgccattcagagggaccagGACAAGCTTGAGAGGTAGGGCAACGACAACCTCATGAAttgccaagtgcaaggtcctgcctGTGGGTTGGGGCCATCCCAGGCACAAATAtgggctgggtggagaatggattgagagaggccctgaggagaaagacttggagTGTTGGTTGGCAAGAAGGTCAGCACaacctggcaatgtgcacttgcagcccagaaaaccagcTGAATCCTGgcctgcatcaccagcagcgtggccagcaggtccggggaggggattctccccctctgctccactctggtgagaccccatcctgcagcactgtgttcagctcCAGGCTCCCTAGCTAGATGgcctttaaggtcccttccaagccaaacGATTCTATAATAATGGATGGGCTGGCTCGGGCAGCCAGCACTCTGGAGGGAAGGTGGCTGGGCACGCAGTGACTGGGGTCTGCGGATACAGAAACCATCCAGGAGAGAGCAAGGAGCCCTTGAAACCCACTGTGATCTCTGTGAAAATGACGCCACACGCACTCCAGCCCTGACAGTGGGGTAGGAAAATAAGGATGAACACACTGGATGGAAGAAGCCCACCAACATGTATCAGAGTGGATTAAAAAAACTAAGGAATGTAATAGGAGTGAATGGGAATGAAATACTTGGCTCTTGCCCAGAAAGACAAGCCCTGCCCTCACAGGTGGGTGCCAGGAGCATGTTGGCCAGCACAGGAAAAGGGAGAGGTGCTGAGCAAGCCCGTGCCTACAGCACTGCTGTgcggggatggggagagggtaGGGGGCTCCCGCAGTGACCCTGGAGGTACCTGAATCTGTTCATAAAGAGCACAGCTAGCACAGACGCATCTCTGCACCAGGCGTACAGTACAACACCCATCTGTGTGCAGCCCAGACACGCCATGGTGCAGGAATGCGTACCTGTGCACCACAACCCTGGAACAGCGCAGGTACA comes from Falco naumanni isolate bFalNau1 chromosome 1, bFalNau1.pat, whole genome shotgun sequence and encodes:
- the LOC121086173 gene encoding uncharacterized protein LOC121086173 isoform X1, which produces MGARGRHVTGRAAGAERGGTRGAMACAGDDGSWVELRCGPGCPEPVPSRFSSCHADIEQMLLEAQLETESGDCAMLMLGSPAWDDNGASQASEQPGKSELLPSCSQPQPGCPHPRQRDVPEEAERRERRLPASLGWTCAHHPQHLSPNQCCGACREVQWGERRDFSVQSCCCSSSPRCCSATC
- the LOC121086173 gene encoding BCL2/adenovirus E1B 19 kDa protein-interacting protein 3-like isoform X2 — translated: MGARGRHVTGRAAGAERGGTRGAMACAGDDGSWVELRCGPGCPEPVPSRFSSCHADIEQMLLEAQLETESGDCAMLMLGSPAWDDNGASQASEQPGKSELLPSCSQPQPGCPHPRQRDVPEEAERRERRLPASLGWTCAHHPQHLSPKEFAFVCSPQPVLWSLQGGAVGRKKRLFSSELLLLFIPSLLLSHVLTLGLGIYIGKRLAASSANPL